The Macaca thibetana thibetana isolate TM-01 chromosome 19, ASM2454274v1, whole genome shotgun sequence genome has a segment encoding these proteins:
- the PRR12 gene encoding proline-rich protein 12 isoform X3, producing MAGSEELELREDTLRVLAAFLRRGEAAGSPVPTPLRSPAQEEPTDFLSRLRRCLPCSLGRGAAPPESPRPCSLPIRPCYGSEPGPATPDFYALVAQRLEQLVQEQLKSPPSPELQGPPPTEKEAILRRLVALLEEEAEVINQKLASDPVLRSKLVRLSSGSFARLVELFCSREDNSHPSRACPGPPPPSPEPLARLALAMELSRRVAGLGGTLAGLSVEHVHSFTPWIQAHGGWEGILAASPVDLNLPLD from the exons ATGGCAGGCTCTGAAGAGCTGGAGCTCCGGGAAGACACGCTGAGGGTCCTAGCTGCCTTCCTTAGGCGTGGTGAGGCTGCCGGGTCTCCTGTTCCAACTCCACTCAG AAGCCCTGCCCAAGAAGAGCCAACAGACTTCCTGAGCCGCCTTCGAAGATGTCTTCCTTGCTCCCTGGGGCGAGGAGCAGCACCCCCGGAGTCCCCTCGGCCTTGCTCTCTGCCCATCCGCCCCTGCTATGGTTCAGAGCCTG GCCCAGCTACTCCAGACTTCTATGCCTTGGTGGCTCAGCGGCTGGAACAGCTGGTCCAAGAGCAACTGAAATCTCCACCTAGCCCAG AATTACAGGGTCCCCCACCCACAGAGAAGGAAGCCATACTGCGGAGGCTGGTGGCCctgctggaggaggaggcagaagtcATTAACCAGAAG CTGGCCTCGGACCCCGTCCTGCGCAGCAAGCTGGTGCGCCTGTCCTCCGGCTCTTTCGCCCGCCTGGTGGAGCTGTTTTGTAGCCGGGAGGACAACTCTCACCCAAGCCGAGCATGCCCCGGGCCGCCGCCTCCTTCCCCGGAGCCCCTGGCCCGCCTGGCCCTGGCCATGGAGCTGAGCCGGCGCGTGGCCGGGCTGGGGGGCACCCTGGCCGGACTCAGCGTGGAGCACGTGCACAGCTTCACGCCCTGGATCCAGGCCCACGGGGGCTGG GAGGGCATCCTGGCCGCCTCACCCGTGGACTTGAACTTGCCATTGGACTGA
- the PRR12 gene encoding proline-rich protein 12 isoform X4, producing MAGSEELELREDTLRVLAAFLRRGEAAGSPVPTPLSPAQEEPTDFLSRLRRCLPCSLGRGAAPPESPRPCSLPIRPCYGSEPGPATPDFYALVAQRLEQLVQEQLKSPPSPELQGPPPTEKEAILRRLVALLEEEAEVINQKLASDPVLRSKLVRLSSGSFARLVELFCSREDNSHPSRACPGPPPPSPEPLARLALAMELSRRVAGLGGTLAGLSVEHVHSFTPWIQAHGGWEGILAASPVDLNLPLD from the exons ATGGCAGGCTCTGAAGAGCTGGAGCTCCGGGAAGACACGCTGAGGGTCCTAGCTGCCTTCCTTAGGCGTGGTGAGGCTGCCGGGTCTCCTGTTCCAACTCCACTCAG CCCTGCCCAAGAAGAGCCAACAGACTTCCTGAGCCGCCTTCGAAGATGTCTTCCTTGCTCCCTGGGGCGAGGAGCAGCACCCCCGGAGTCCCCTCGGCCTTGCTCTCTGCCCATCCGCCCCTGCTATGGTTCAGAGCCTG GCCCAGCTACTCCAGACTTCTATGCCTTGGTGGCTCAGCGGCTGGAACAGCTGGTCCAAGAGCAACTGAAATCTCCACCTAGCCCAG AATTACAGGGTCCCCCACCCACAGAGAAGGAAGCCATACTGCGGAGGCTGGTGGCCctgctggaggaggaggcagaagtcATTAACCAGAAG CTGGCCTCGGACCCCGTCCTGCGCAGCAAGCTGGTGCGCCTGTCCTCCGGCTCTTTCGCCCGCCTGGTGGAGCTGTTTTGTAGCCGGGAGGACAACTCTCACCCAAGCCGAGCATGCCCCGGGCCGCCGCCTCCTTCCCCGGAGCCCCTGGCCCGCCTGGCCCTGGCCATGGAGCTGAGCCGGCGCGTGGCCGGGCTGGGGGGCACCCTGGCCGGACTCAGCGTGGAGCACGTGCACAGCTTCACGCCCTGGATCCAGGCCCACGGGGGCTGG GAGGGCATCCTGGCCGCCTCACCCGTGGACTTGAACTTGCCATTGGACTGA
- the PRR12 gene encoding proline-rich protein 12 isoform X2 yields MAAAEAANCIMENFVATLANGMSLQPPLEEVSCGQAESSEKPNAEDMTSKDYYFDSYAHFGIHEEMLKDEVRTLTYRNSMFHNRHLFKDKVVLDVGSGTGILCMFAAKAGARKVIGIECSSISDYAVKIVKANKLDHVVTIIKGKVEEVELPVEKVDIIISEWMGYCLFYESMLNTVLYARDKWLAPDGLIFPDRATLYVTAIEDRQYKDYKIHWWENVYGFDMSCIKDVAIKEPLVDVVDPKQLVTNACLIKEVDIYTVKVEDLTFTSPFCLQVKRNDYVHALVAYFNIEFTRCHKRTGFSTSPESPYTHWKQTVFYMEDYLTVKTGEEIFGTIGMRPNAKNNRDLDFTIDLDFKGQLCELSCSTDYRMR; encoded by the exons ATGGCGGCAGCCGAGGCCGCGAACTGCATCATGGAG AATTTTGTAGCCACCTTGGCTAATGGGATGAGCCTCCAGCCGCCTCTTGAAGAA GTGTCCTGTGGCCAGGCGGAAAGCAGCGAGAAGCCCAATGCTGAGGACATGACATCCAAAGATTACTACTTTGACTCCTACGCCCACTTTGGCATCCACGAG GAGATGTTGAAGGACGAGGTGCGTACCCTCACGTACCGCAACTCCATGTTTCACAACCGGCACCTCTTCAAGGACAAGGTGGTGCTGGACGTCGGCTCGGGCACCGGCATCCTCTGCATGTTCGCCGCCAAGGCCGGGGCCCGCAAGGTCATTGGG ATCGAGTGTTCCAGTATCTCTGATTATGCGGTGAAGATCGTCAAAGCCAACAAGTTAGACCACG TGGTGACCATCATCAAGGGGAAGGTGGAGGAGGTAGAGCTCCCGGTGGAGAAGGTGGACATCATCATCAGCGAGTGGATGGGCTACTGCCTCTTCTACGAGTCCATGCTCAACACCGTGCTCTACGCCCGGGACAAGTGGCTG GCGCCCGATGGCCTCATCTTCCCAGACCGGGCCACGCTGTATGTGACGGCCATCGAGGACCGGCAGTACAAAGACTACAAGATCCACT gGTGGGAGAACGTGTATGGCTTCGACATGTCTTGCATCAAAGATGTGGCCATCAAGGAGCCCCTAGTGGATGTGGTGGACCCCAAACAGCTGGTCACCAATGCCTGCCTCATAAAG GAGGTGGACATCTACACCGTCAAGGTGGAAGACCTGACGTTCACCTCCCCGTTCTGCCTGCAAGTGAAGCGGAATGACTACGTGCACGCCCTGGTGGCCTACTTCAACATCGAGTTCACGCGCTGCCACAAGAGGACGGGCTTCTCCACCA GCCCTGAGTCCCCGTACACGCACTGGAAGCAGACAGTGTTCTACATGGAGGACTACCTGACCGTGAAGACGGGCGAGGAGATCTTCGGCACCATCGGCATGCGGCCCAATGCCAAGAACAAC CGGGACCTGGACTTCACCATCGACCTGGACTTCAAGGGCCAGCTGTGCGAGCTGTCCTGCTCCACTGACTACCGGATGCGCTGA
- the ADM5 gene encoding LOW QUALITY PROTEIN: putative adrenomedullin-5-like protein (The sequence of the model RefSeq protein was modified relative to this genomic sequence to represent the inferred CDS: inserted 1 base in 1 codon; deleted 2 bases in 1 codon), translating into MGSCGCNSRPRILTRPAHILILLLLLAFSAQGTXDTAARRGQHQVPQHRGHVCYLGVCRTHRLAEIIQWIRCLHQGALREGQPRAPGPLQLWAPPVARGGSPARFPGLRPAARGPAQCPARWVTSGTARPLLGFSLPIRILELLPHVSSPLTPAPETAFPSPSPGCD; encoded by the exons ATGGGGTCGTGTGGCTGCAACTCCAGGCCACGGATCCTGACCCGCCCTGCCCACATCCTCATCCTGCTGTTGCTCCTCGCCTTCTCCGCCCAGGGGA CGGATACTGCAGCCAG GCGAGGCCAGCACCAGGTCCCCCAGCACCGCGGGCACGTCTGTTACCTGGGCGTATGCCGGACCCACCGCCTGGCGGAGATCATACAATGGATTCGC TGCCTCCACCAAGGAGCCCTCAGGGAAGGCCAGCCGCGAGCCCCAGGACCCCTACAGCTATGGGCGCCGCCGGTGGCGCGAGGCGGAAGCCCGGCTCGGTTCCCAGGACTCCGGCCTGCAGCGAGGGGGCCAGCGCAGTGCCCAGCTCGCTGGGTGACCTCCGGCACGGCTCGTCCCCTCCTCGGCTTCAGTTTGCCTATCCGTATATTGGAGCTTCTACCCCACGTGTCTTCTCCCCTAACTCCAGCCCCTGAAACCGCCTTCCCCAGTCCCTCCCCGGGCTGTGACTAG